A genomic region of Sander lucioperca isolate FBNREF2018 chromosome 6, SLUC_FBN_1.2, whole genome shotgun sequence contains the following coding sequences:
- the LOC116050318 gene encoding odorant receptor 131-2-like produces MTYQLVLVRETFTTALVKNLIVVMVWLILGYVNGSLVVIFLRHQTFYEDPRYILFNQSINDGIQLTITVILFVLNYTFYKINVTFCCFFILVVVFTTRITPVNLASMAIDRYIAICEPLRHPQICTVRRTYIVIGWMWFICVAPDITDLFLTLATESLSFFHESVLCIRPNVFKDPILAFKRQVFDIIYFSCVFLTLVFTYLRVLFAARALSTDKMSAQRARNTILIHGVQMAMCMLSYISASVEIILQLIFPGRISEIKYAHYLIVYILPRFLSPMVYGVRDEKFRFKYLKMYLVSNRCRVNLQTVAPLKTPQAEPGHSHTV; encoded by the exons ATGACATATCAG TTGGTGCTCGTCAGAGAAACCTTCACCACAGCGTTGGTGAAGAACCTGATTGTAGTTATGGTCTGGCTCATCCTCGGTTACGTCAACGGCAGCTTGGTTGTCATCTTTTTAAGAcaccag ACATTTTATGAAGACCCTCGTTACATCctcttcaatcaatcaatcaatgatgGCATCCAGCTGACCATCACAGTCATACTGTTTGTCCTCAACTATACCTTCTACAAGATTAACGTCACTTTCTGCTGCTTCTTCATTCTGGTGGTGGTCTTCACCACCAGAATCACGCCGGTCAACTTAGCTAGCATGGCCATAGACCGCTACATTGCCATTTGCGAGCCTTTACGGCACCCTCAAATCTGCACAGTGAGAAGGACTTACATTGTTATCGGGTGGATGTGGTTTATATGCGTGGCTCCGGATATCACAGATCTATTTCTTACGCTAGCAACGGAGTCCCTAAGCTTCTTTCATGAGTCTGTGTTGTGCATACGACCAAATGTGTTCAAAGACCCGATCCTGGCATTCAAAAGACAAGTTTTTGATATCATCTACTTCTCCTGTGTGTTTTTGACTCTGGTCTTTACCTACTTGAGGGTCCTGTTTGCAGCCCGGGCCCTCTCCACGGACAAGATGTCCGCCCAGAGAGCCAGGAACACCATTCTGATCCACGGGGTCCAGATGGCCATGTGCATGCTCTCCTACATCTCCGCTAGTGTGGAGATCATTCTACAGCTAATCTTCCCCGGTCGAATCTCAGAAATCAAATATGCACACTACCTAATCGTCTACATTCTGCCGAGGTTCCTGAGCCCAATGGTCTATGGTGTCAGAGACGAAAAGTTCAGGTTCAAGTACCTCAAGATGTACCTTGTAAGCAACAGGTGCAGGGTCAACCTGCAGACAGTGGCCCCCCTTAAGACACCCCAG GCGGAGCCCGGTCACTCCCACACTGTGTAA
- the LOC116050320 gene encoding odorant receptor 131-2-like — protein MNFSSVNDTSTVTEYERDNFTTAVIKNVIVTALCISINYINSTLVHTFRKHQIFYTNPRYILFIHLVMNDMMQLALTTLLHIISYTLYTISVPFCLILLIVAILATLNTPLNLAGMAIECYIAICFPLRHGQICTVKNTYILIGLIWMASWFSILPDLFILLATEPLHFFHSEVLCVRDYVFRSSYSLKKRDASHIICLVLVWLTVFYTYFRILFAAKEATPDIKKARNTILLHGFQLLLCMLTYVRPMFEQGLLYFLPKRYLDIRFAFYVIVQILPRFVSPIVYGLRDQTFRRHMRRYLLCKVNIRNRTENIQCQT, from the exons aTGAATTTTTCATCCGTCAACGACACTTCAACTGTAACGGAGTATGAGCGGGACAACTTCACCACAGCAGTGATCAAGAACGTGATTGTCACAGCGCTCTGCATCTCCATCAACTACATCAACAGTACTCTGGTCCACACCTTCAGAAAGCACCAG ATATTTTACACAAACCCTCGGTACATCCTGTTCATCCACCTGGTGATGAATGACATGATGCAGCTGGCcctgacaactcttctccacATCATCAGCTACACCCTTTACACAATCAGTGTACCCTTCTGCCTCATCCTGCTGATCGTTGCCATCCTCGCCACCCTCAACACGCCACTAAACCTGGCCGGCATGGCGATCGAGTGCTATATCGCCATCTGCTTCCCCCTCCGCCACGGACAGATCTGTACCGTCAAGAACACCTACATCCTGATTGGTTTGATCTGGATGGCAAGTTGGTTCTCCATCCTACCAGATCTCTTCATCCTCCTGGCCACAGAGCCGCTGCACTTCTTTCACTCTGAAGTTTTATGTGTCAGAGATTATGTGTTCAGGAGCTCTTACAGCCTGAAGAAGAGGGACGCGTCACACATTATTTGTCTTGTCCTGGTTTGGCTCACTGTCTTTTACACTTACTTCAGGATTCTGTTTGCTGCCAAGGAAGCAACTCCAGACATTAAAAAAGCCAGAAACACTATTCTTCTCCACGGTTTTCAGTTATTGTTATGTATGCTTACGTATGTGCGGCCCATGTTTGAACAAGGTCTGCTCTACTTTTTGCCCAAACGGTACCTGGACATACGCTTTGCCTTTTATGTCATTGTCCAGATCCTGCCACGCTTTGTTAGTCCCATTGTGTATGGACTGCGAGACCAGACCTTCAGGAGACATATGAGAAGGTACCTGCTCTGTAAAGTGAACATACGCAACCGCACAGAAAATATCCAATGTCAAACATGA